AATGGCAGCCGGAACACTGCAATCCAGCAACCGACAGCCCGTTCCACTCAGCCCGATTGAACTGATGACAGTAGCGTCGTGCGCCGCTCCTACTGCTACCTCCCCGAAGAACGTGCCTCGCTGTCACATGGGGAGGCGTTCCATTCCATCTGCCAGGCCGGAGGATTAACGCCAGACAGCAGCGGCCATGCCAGGGCAGCCCAGCTGACGGCGAATGAGAGCTCTCCGCAGTTTGTGAATGTCGTTGTGAGACGCTTATCTGACCCAGGGACCCTCTCTCGGCAATAGCGCTGGTGGGCACGGCGCCAGCGGCGACAGATTTGGCAGGTAACTAAACAACGGCTCAGTTGAAGCCCTCGTTGGGGGTCATCAGCACCGAGGTCCAGCCGGCTCGAGGTCTGGACGCAGAGTATCTATCTATGCTTAACAACTTGCCTAATGAGTTCAAGAGTTAAACTCAACATCATTTTCCCGTTGCTTTAAATGCGAAGCTCAATTTAACCGTGTTGCATCCAATCCATTTAGACGTGCGCCGTGGAACGATCACGTAGCATCGTGCCCAGCCGTTCATTAGTGGGAATAATTTTTCCGTCTTGAAACACGATCGGAACCCTCCAGATGAGATGGCCCTTGCAAGGCTGTATAGCTGTATGACAAGGACCATTCTAAATGCGTCATCCGGGAATGCCTCATGAAAAGGCTGAAATTTGGCCGTCCAAGCAAATGGCTCTGCTAGCCCAGGCTTGTGCAGTGAGCCGTTGGCTGAAACAAGGAACAGGCCAAACAAGGTTAGAAATAAGAAGACGCAGCCAATAAAGAAGAGTCACTGGACAATATAAGATGTTGTGGGGTCGCTAAATTGGGCAGGGGATGGTAAGAGAGAACCACTGTCCCGTCAGTTGAATTGAATGCTTGCTACTCCGCAATGGAAAAATGTGGTTACACCTTGCTCTGGCACTTCCCAATGCAACGGCATTATTTCcaggccttttttttttttcttttttcaattCTTCCTGGAAGTATTGTAGCTCAGCCATGCACCACCTTCTCTATGCGGCCGTCTAAATACTGTTCATTAAGCACTACCTTTCGCAGGGAGCTTCGAAACGAGGAAAGACTCGACGTCTTCAAACTCCTCCATACAGGCAGAGTGTCCCATGCCCCTGACATTATGTCAGCTCGTATataaaaacagaaaagaaaagaaaaggtggGGTAAGGTGAGgtgagagagggaaaagaataaaaagtacACTCCAGATAGCGAGCGAGCAGCATGAACATGAATATGAGAAATGAACAAAAGGGAAGTGGGATGATGGGATGATGCTCACCCATATGTCTCTAGATTCACATCATAGTTGAGGTCCTTGAGTCTCTGCTCAGTAGCTGTACCCCACTCATACAGAACGGTCGGGTCCGCATCGCCGTGTCCCATGAAGATGGGCGTGTCCTGGTTGAAATTGGTCCCCGGGATGAACTCTTTCAACTTGTGGCTGAGAGGTAGCCAGCAGGACATGCCAACAATGCCAGCCAGCTTGAAGGGAGCTGTGATGCCGGAGAAGACACTCATGGCGCCGCCTTGGGAAAAGCCGCCCAGCACAACGCGATCAGAGGAGATGCCCTGTGAAACTTCACTCTGGATGAGAGAGTAGAGGTAGGCGCGAGACTCGAGGATACCAGCTTCATCCGTATCGCGAGACCTCTCGTCAAGGGTCATGTTCGATGAAGCGCCAAGAGATTTCTATTACACACCTCGTGTTAGGTTGCATAGACACGCATAGAAACCAGGAGTACTCTGGAATACGAGTAGATCTGTGACAAGGCACGGAAGGGGATTCATACGACATCAAACCAAGCAGGCATGGGGTAGCCTCCATTCTGTGAACAACAAACCGTTAGTCAACCCACATGACATTTTACCTCTTTCTGTGTCTGGCGTCtctgagagagagggggggagggagaaagagaagacacAGACACCCACGGCATGATAGACTCACCACTGTAATGGGCATGACACGCGCATTTGGCAGGATGAACTTCACCTCGTCCAGCCTGTGCTTCCTCTGCCACAGCTGCACGGCATCGGCCCAGCCATGACCGCTATCGCCCAGTCCGTGGACGAAGATGACCGTGGCCGTGTGTCGGCTCAGCGCCGGAAACACCAGCGGAGCAGCCCGAGAAGCCATCTTTTTGCTGTCGGGATTGGCGAGATTGGTGGCGTGGCTCTGGACGTTGGggatggagctgctgctgctgctgctgctttgctttCCAGAAACGAGGTCTGAAACCGACCAAGGCGAGGGAAGGATGACCAGAGCAACTGCTATCAACGCCGCCACAAGACTGAAACTAAACACGACGCTgcggctgaagctgaagctgggcATGAGGTAAAATTGCAAGGATGGCGAGAGCGGCTTGGTGGAGAAGACTTGAAGCGACTCTTCTGGCATGGCCTGCCGTAGGGCTGTGATTGGCCGCTGGATTGGATAGCGGTCCCCTGGTGCGGCTACCGTGCCCTCTATAACGCCCCCTGTATTGCCTGTGCCCCTCACTAGAGGGAAAACAGCAGCCTCGCATTCTTGATACGgaacaaggcaaagaagcgaAAATAGA
The Trichoderma asperellum chromosome 7, complete sequence DNA segment above includes these coding regions:
- a CDS encoding uncharacterized protein (BUSCO:EOG092D3F1T~TransMembrane:1 (i32-54o)~MEROPS:MER0200434); its protein translation is MPEESLQVFSTKPLSPSLQFYLMPSFSFSRSVVFSFSLVAALIAVALVILPSPWSVSDLVSGKQSSSSSSSSIPNVQSHATNLANPDSKKMASRAAPLVFPALSRHTATVIFVHGLGDSGHGWADAVQLWQRKHRLDEVKFILPNARVMPITVNGGYPMPAWFDVKSLGASSNMTLDERSRDTDEAGILESRAYLYSLIQSEVSQGISSDRVVLGGFSQGGAMSVFSGITAPFKLAGIVGMSCWLPLSHKLKEFIPGTNFNQDTPIFMGHGDADPTVLYEWGTATEQRLKDLNYDVNLETYGGMGHSACMEEFEDVESFLVSKLPAKGSA